The DNA window ATGATGGATGGCAGAGGTCGGATGAGGCTCCGGTCCGACGTCCGGTCAGCCGGTCATGGGTCAGCAGGCCTCTCTCCTCTGCAGTGGCACTGCAGGCTGAATGCATCTTGGGGGTGTTTAGTTCTATCTAAAtccaaactttgacactatgcaaaaataaGATTTtttgtcacatcaaatttgcaaTACATGTATGGAatactaaatgttgatgaaattaaaaactaattgcatagtttagttgtactttgtgagacgaacgttttgagtctaattagtcaacgatcggATAATTATTACTAAATACAAATGAATTACTACAGTACACTACAGTAGCTTTGCCGCCACCAATTCGATGGAACTAAACGAGGGCTTGAACAGCATAGCAGCATGGATCAACCGCAGAGATACGAACTAGCTTTGGATGTCAATTTTTTGTTGGGTAGGGGATGGGAGGGACATCGGAACCAGAAGCGGGGACGTGAGTGAGCTCAGCGCTGCCTCCTGTAGCGCAccgtagtatttcgtttgtatttaataacaattgttcaatcgttgactaattagattcaaaacgttcgtctcgcaaagtacaaccaaactgtacaattaatttttgatttcgtcaactatttagtactccatacatgtaccgcaaatttgatgtgacggaaaatcttctttttacatagtgccaaagtttagattttggtggactaaacaGGCCCTTACGTGAGACTGGTTCAGTCAACACTTGAAATGCATCACACACGGATGCACCATCAGCTCAGTGCGTGTAGCAGCAGGGTAGCAAGGCATTTCAGCACAAAACCTTTCTCAAACATACCAGTTTGATTGAAGCTAAGATAAAAACAAAACAGTACATACTCCTTACTTTGGTTTGATTTCTCTGGATAAAGCTTCTTCGCTTCAGTGGGGACTTATTAGCTATGGTACCCGTACAAATCAACCTAGGCCTTCCCTCCCAAAgcgctaaatttttcaagatttcccgtcacatcgaatacgaaaacgcatgcatgaagtattaaatataaataaaaaataaaactaattatatagtttagacaaaattcacgagacgaatcttttaagcctaattagactatgattggacactaattgtcaaataacaacgaaaacgctatgGTGCTCATTTTATCAAATTTTTCGGATCTAAACGGGCCTTAGGTTTGCCAAAGGATAAGCACAGCGGAAAGCATAGTGGATACTCCGTAGTTCGCCAGAGACGGCAGTCCTAGCTGACACTGACAGAAGAGCACTCCAGTGGTGTACTAGTGCCGTAATGGTGTCGATCAGTCTTACACTATGCTAGTATGTCAGTTGAACCACAGCCAGCTTACTGTAAACACACCTATTATATACTAGAGTATTAGAGCAAGCTCAATAATAAAGCTAAATGATAGGCTATAAGTCAAAGTTACAAGAACCACAGTCAGCTTCGTGTAAACACAAGCTATTATTTGTCTATAAACTTTTTATGGCCCCTCGTGTTTTTCCTAAATGGTTTTTGGAGGAATAATCTATATGTCGTATCTCCAACATTTTTTCCACTGGGGTTTTTAATAGGATACCAATAACATAATGATTTATTTTAATCACACTCATATATGCTATTTTCTTCTTATTTTCCTataaggtttaaaggagtttttatagcatatctatacatacatattccTCAGATTTTCCCCACTGGGTTTTTCGAGGAATTCAAGCATACAACTGCATTGATCTTAAAGAAGAttcgatcaagggggagtgttacGAAACGGTGCCTACCAGCAGACACCTATTCATCGGTGATCTCATCCAATTAGACGTGCAGTTAGAGATAGGATTAGAGATTGGATTTACAGTTAACTGTGTCACCGAAGGGGCATGTCTCTTGGTGGCTAGATGTAACTTCTCCCGTCAGTTGTGTCCTTTGGACACACCCCTTCACATGTATATATTCTATGAGATCAATGAAACACATGAGTTGTTCTCAAAATATCTTGTTCATTTACATTCACTTCTAACACGTTATCAGCCACGTTGCTCTAAAAAACAGAGCGTGGAGTTGGCCTCTCCGTCTCTGTCGATTCCAGCGGAGGCTATCCGATGTTGCCGGCAACAACAACTCTGATGCGCATCATCTTCCAGGACACCAGCGCTCGCTGCAGAATCATCACTGCCATACTGGTGGCCTACATCGAGGACACAAACCAAAGAATCAGACCTAGAACGAGTTTAGAACATTTCTACGGGGGTCAATCTGATGGAGGAGGAATTATGCCTAGTGGACAGTGGTACCACTAATTCTATACTTAGAGAAACAAAGTATTTCCAAACTCTTATAAAAAGACAAGGAAATGTTTTGACAATCATCCGAGCGCGATGCTACAATAGTTGGCTCTGGTCGTGCCACTATTGAACTCCCCATGGATACCCAAATTACAATTAAGGATGCATTATTGTATCCCAATTCAAAGCGTACCTTGTTAAGTTATAGAGATATCCGTCAAAATGGTTTTCATATAGAAACCCGTGATGACAATAATAAGGAAATTCTCCTTGTTACTAAAAATAGCGGATATGACAAACGAATTGTTGAGAAAATTCCCTCTTTTCCGTCCGGATTGTACTACACATACATCAAACCCGTACCGCATGTTGCGTACAAGGTAATTTTTCAGAATGTTGACGCATTCAAAACTTGGCATGAACGCCTTGGCCATCCTGGTATAGGGATGATGCGAAAAAATTATTAGCAATTCTAATGGTCATGAGTTAAATACTACTAATTCCCCAAATCTTCAGATTTTATGTGCACTTCATGCGCTACGGGGAAATTGATCGTACGGCCATCGCCCGTAAAGATCCAAAATGAGCCACTAAAATTTCTTGAACGCATTCAAGGAGATATTTGTAGCCCCATACAACCACCGTCTGGACCGTTCAGGTACTTCATagttctaatagatgcatctaCTAGATGGTCTCATGTGTGTCTTTTGTCCACACGTAACCTTGCATTTGCAAAAATAATTGCTCAAGTTCTTAGACTTAGAGCACATAAtcctgaacatcaaattcaatcaatTCAAATGGACTAATGCTGCTGAATTTTCCTCAAAGGCTTTCAACGATTATTGTATGGTTTTGGGAATTCAAGTTCAGCACTCTGTCCCATATGTCCATACACAAAATGGTTTAGCAGAATCTCTTATTAAGAGAATTAAACTCATTGCAAGACCGTTATTACAAAATTGCAACCTACCAACTTCATGTTGGGGTCATGCAGTCTTACACGCTgctgacttaattcaattgcgaCCAACTGCATATCGCACAGTCTCCCTATTGCAATTAGTACGTgggaatatgccaaatatttccCATCTGCGAAAATTTGATTGCGCTGTATACGTACCGATCTCACTGCCTAAGCGTACCTCTATGGGCCCACATAGGAAACTTGGTATCTATGTGGGATATCAATCTCTATCAATTATCAAATACCTCGAGCCTCTTACAGGGGACTTATTCACGGCCCGATACGCTGACTGCATATTTAATGAGGACCATTTCTCGGCATTAGGGGAGACTTCAAGTACCAAAACGAATGCCAGGAAATCATCTGGAATGCCCAAGGCATTCCCTCCTTAGATCCACGTACTCTAGAGACTGAACAACAAGTTTAGAAAATCATAAACTTGCAACATATTGCAAATAACATGTCAGAAGCATTTACTGATTATAAGGGTGTCACTAAATCCTCTTATCCTGCTCGCAATGCGCCCGAAAGAGTGGAGGTACCAataaaaaccattcaactcccacttccaaagaagagagggagaagtaCAGCTgctcctaaggataatgctccAAGTAAGCGTCCGAGGATATCGAGGGCTAAATCCTTcaaatcagtaaatccaagccaatctcaagttggtagacacctAATAGTGGATACAAATCCAACACCAGGACTAAATCCACAACCTGGATCAACGGTGCATCCAAATTCTGATCCTGGGATATCGAAACACCCTGACTCTATAGTTTTAGAAATGTTGAGTCAAATAATGGGGTGAAAGAAATTTCCATCAATTACATAGATTCTGGAGAATCATACGATCATAAGACTACTGTTGTCGACATGTACTTCTCCGCAGCAATTGCAGAAATCTTTCTCAATGATCCAGATCccaagaccatggcagagtgcaaaAAGCGCTTGGACTgagctcaatggaaagaagcaattcaAGCTGAGATAGCCTCGCTCACTAAAAGAGGGGTATTCACATCTGCAATACCTACACCTTCCAAAGTCTTTCCTGTAGGCTTTAAATGAGTTTTCATCCAGAAACGGAATGAGAACAATGaggtggtgagatataaagcgaGGCTAGTACACAAGGGTTCACGCAGAGACCCGACATTGATTACAATGAAACCTATTCTCTAGTAATGAGTGGAATTACTTTCTGATACTTAATATCATTGGTAGttcaaaatcatctatctatgcagttgatggatgtggtgacagcatatctatatgggtcacttgattcGGACATATACGTGAAGGTTCCCGATGGAATCCAAATTCCAAATGCAAACGTAAATCACAACATGTATTGTGTAAAACTAcaaaaagtcattatatggcttgaagcagtcGGGACGAATGTGGTACAACCGACTGAGTGAATTCCTTCTAAAGAAAGGATACACTAATAATGATGATTGGCCATGTGTTTTCATTAAGAAATCTCGAACGGGATTTTGTACTATATccgtgtatgttgatgatttaaatatcatTGGCAGCCCAAAGGATATAGAAGAAGCACGAAAACATCTAAAGACGGAATTCGAGATGaaggatttgggtaagaccaagtattgcctaggcttacaacttgagcactGTCCTTCAtggattttagtgcatcaatcagtctatatccagaaaatattggagaaattcaatatTGATAAATCATACCCTAATAAAACTCCAATGGTTGTTCGTTCCTTAGAAATAgggaaagatccatttagaccacgGGAAATTGGGGAAAAGGTGTTGGGACCAGAAATCCCATATCTCAGTGTCATTGgcgcacttatgtatcttgcaaattgcaccaggTCTGATATCGCATTTGCAGTGAACTTACTGGCTAGGCATAGTGCGGACCCAACTCGTCGTCATTGGACGGGAGCGAAGTGTATCCTTAGATACCTTAatggcacaaaggatcttggtttattcttcaAAAAAAATCATGATCCCAGTATAATTGGTTATACTGATGCAGGTTACTTATCTGATCCTCATAACGGAAAATCCCAAACAGGATTTGTATTCCTACATGGAGGTACAGCTGTTTCATGGAAGTCTTCTAAGCAGACTCTGACAACGACTTCTACTAATCATTCtaaaattattgctctatacgaggcatcacgagaatgtgtatggcttcacataatgattaaccacatacaacagtcatgtggtattggttTAATTGAATCACCTataattatctatgaagataattccACTTGTGTTACACAGATACAAACAGGTTACATAAAGACTAATATCACTAAGCATATTCTTCCTAAACTGTTTTATTCCCATGAATTACAAGAAAGCGGgaaaataaacatcttgcaaatcaagtcatgtgataatctcgctgacctatttactaagtccttaccaacttctgtgtttcaaaaattggtacatggaattggtatgcggcgacttcgagatttgccagaatcagggggagacatctcctaaatgttgacctgtaccagcatcatattatactcttttctttcacaagttttacttacaaggtttcttgttaaagtttttaatgaggtaatattaacataagcatgtgtcatatttccTATTTTCCCCACTGGAGTTTTTGtgggaaatatcaaagacacatattgccctcacaactcatccatggttttttcctaaaaagatttttcatgtgagttatccaagaggcaataccaataatatgtcgtcatattttctcctaattttctCACTAGGTTTTTACAGGAGTTTTAGCgacatatcactttatattgctcctCATATTTTTCCTGAAATAATTTTTGGGGGAGTAATCTATATGTTGTATCTCTAATATTTTTCCCCACTGGGGTTTTTAATAGGATACCAATAACATAATGATTTATTTAAATCACACTCATATAtgctattttctccttattttcctataaggtttaaaggagtttttatagcatatctatacatacatattccTTAGatttttcccacagggtttttCGAGGAATTCAAGcatacggctgcattgatcttaaagaagattcgatcaagggggagtgttacGAAATGGTACCTACCAGTAGACACCTATTCATCGGTGATCTCATCCAATTAGACGTGCAGTTAGAGATAGTTTTAGAGATTAGATTTACAGTTAACTGTGTCACGAAGGGGCATGTCTCTTGGTGACGAGATGTAACTTCTCCCGTCAGTTGTGTCCTTTGGACACACCCCTTCACATGTATATATTCTATGAGATCAATGAAACACAGGAGTTGTTCCCAAAACATCTTGTTCATTTACATTCACTTCTTACAAGTACTACACGCAATGGAGGACGGTTTCTCCACCTTTCAAACAATAATAAATATCCCAATCAGATTCTCATTCCCTTCAGATTGTCCATAGTTTTCGCTTGTTTTCCTGTCTAAACATCTCTACCAGTTAAATTTATGAATTGTACAATAAATACTTCTGCCTAAACATCTCTGCCAGTCAAATGTAAAAATTGTACAACAGGTATAAGCAGAAACAATCACTAGTCTTATTACTACACATTTCCTACTTAGGGCTTGTTCGGTTGATTAGGAATAGGGTCCTGAAATAATTCCTAGCGGGAATGATTCAATAATTTGTACTAATCTTTAGGAGCTGGAATTGTTCCTGGTGCGTTCCGAGAAAACCGAACGGACCCTTAGCAGAAACATGTCTGCTACATTTCCAAATCTGCACCCTATTcgtttgatcgtatcagccatgcttatcagccatggtacagtgtttttctctcacaacaaaataacatcagccggcttatcagccgcagaaacgatcaagcgaacagggtgctgATATTTCAACACCATAATTTACATTTTGTCTATGCCCCAAGTCTAAACTCATCAATTAATGAAGTATACGATTCTACAGTAGAAAGTATGCAAATACAAGAACAAACAAAACCAATTTGACCCATCCGCCTATCAACACAAAATTGAGCTACATTTTTCCTTCCTTAAATCCTCCACAATCCAGAATAGGGAAAATTGGTTCTGTAGCATCGAAAGATCACGACTtccgtaaaataccactgaaagacATCGGCtccgtaaaataccactgaaagatGCACACGTGAACTGAAAGTACCATTCTGTTAGATTTGAGCGTTAGGTCTGTTAACTTAGACCAAAATACCCCAAAACCGGTACAAGAGCTCTAAAATCGTAAGAATCAAGCCCCAAACCGGTACAGTAGCTCTAAAAACATAAGAATGAAGCCCAGGACATCAACTGAcagcatttcaacacatacaagtCACCATATGCACTAAATATTGAACAAGCACATGAAAAATATTCTGGTTCAACACATGGACTAATATTGACCAACACATCTTGCAAGCACATGGCCAAATAGGTTCACAGTACAGGAACCATATTGGTCTGGTCCAACACATGCAGAACAACACATGCCCAAAATAGATTCAGTACATGACTTTTTCATACAGCAACAGTTCAATAAAATGATTCAGGATCACACTAGCCTAGTTTATGATGACCCTCCTAGCAATGCCTCCTGGTGATGTATCCAGTTGTGCTGCCATTCGTCTTGTTATTGGCCCTAGACTCACTGGTGTGCCTGGTGGTCTTGTTGGTGTAGAAACAGAAGCTGCCATCCTTCTTGTTGTCGGTCATAATATGAGGTGCGCACTATGAGACAGTTTGCGCACTGCTGTGGAACTTCTAGATGCTTCTTCTTGAGCTGCAACTTGATCTCCAACCACAACTCCAGGAAGTGACGGTATCAATTACTTTGTTGCATGCCAAATGATCTGAAGGCAACCCTAATCTAGCTCTCACGACTTTAACTGGTGAATTCATAAAATGATTATACAGTGACATCATATATTTCAAGAAGCATTCATCCCTCTAATGCTACTTGGTTCATAGTCATTCTACAACCCTACAACATGTTACCTACTCTCCTTAGTGGCAATGTCCTAGAACAACATCAATGATTAATTGTTCTCTCTTTTTCATGTTTATTAAGTGGGCAATAAACAGAAAAGAAAGAGCCAAAAGATGCCTTAACTGTAGCCAAACATGGTACCACGTTCACAGACCATCACATTTGGGTTTCCAGCAAGCCCTACTTTCTCTGCAGAGTTCACCATAACCTGGAGATGTAAAGGTTCACTTTGACAAGCAAATGCAAAAGTAAAACAAGTAAATCTGGTAAAATAATTAGCTTCAAGCCTTAACCAGGAGGTCATTCTATAAGAACATCTTCAAAATTGTGTATCTTGTCAAAAAATAGCTATAGTAATATGAAGACAACATATGTCTGGATAATTGTCTTTCCATAAAAAATATCAGACAAATGTATGCTTAAATGGGAAAGGTCATATGAAGAAACATGCACTATAACTCAACAAGAAGATTAATGGATTATCATAGATCAGATAGGGACAGACTGATATCATTTTTGTTAAGTTTCACGTTGTCAGCTAAAGTAATGCGAAAATTCTATCAACTTAAGCCAAGTTACTTCAGAAATTTCATTAGACTCAATTAAATGAAAATTTCCGGTAAGAGCAAAGGGTTCCGCATTCTTTCAACATTGCACCTCATTCATAACAATCAAGTAAGAAACTTCACCAAATTGCTATGAAAAGTAGCACTAAGGACACTATGGAATGTTTGTTACTTTGTGCAACATTTAACAGCACAGAACCTTTTTAGGGTAATGATTTAAATACTAAATTAGCAAGTAGCTAAAATTTCCTGTATTCAAATTTCAATTATACTACCAGTTAGTAAGATGCAACTTACAGAAGGCGTACAGAATTGTCCTTTTTTGATGTTGATAATTTTTCCAGTCTTAGCAGCGGCCACTAGAAGATTTCCACAGAAAAAATCCTTTCATTCAAAGTTGTACCTAGCGACAGAGGAAGGCTGGAATCTGTATAATGTCAGCAACTCGTCCAATAGCTTCACACTGATTTCATGAAATAATTAGGAACCATCTATACCCACCACTCAATGATAGAGTACTCATCTGAATCTACCCACCACTCCAAACATCTGCCCTTTCGGTACACCGCTCGACCATCTTCAATAGTTGAGAAGGAGCATACATCAATCACTACTCTACAAGCATTGTTCTCATCAATCCTGAAAATAGTAGCAGTGCAGAAATTAACAACACTTTCACGTGAATCCTCACTTCTAATCCATCTGACTCATTTGTTGCAATTCCCATTGAATCAGTACAAAATCAGTCAACTATCTTCTGATACAAAATCAGTCCATGTATGCCCTACTTCTAATCCCATACAAAATCAGTCCATGTATCTGACAACACACGTGTTTTACAACTAATTTCTACAATACAACTAATCTACGAGCAGCATGTGAGGAACAATGAGCAGTAACAGGGAAGGGACGAGCTAGGGTTTCGGTCTTACCCTTCGGGGATCTCCATTGGATGCATCTGAGGACACCGGGCTCGAGGGGCCGCTCAGGGACGCCAGGATGACGGAGGGGCGGCGGCGCAGGAGCTCGGAGGGGCGGCGCCGCCGGTGGGAGAGAAGGGGAGGGCGACGACGCGGCGCAGGAGCTGTGAGGGGCGGCGGGCGACGGCGCAGGAGAGAAGGGCGGGCGACGGTGGTGGGAGTGaaggggaggggcggcggcggtgggagagaaggggcggcggcggtgggagagAGGGCGCCGCACGGGAGCTAGGAGGGACGGGTCTGTGCTAGAGGATGCGGTAGGATAAGGTTTGCCTGGGACTTGTCCTCCAGCCAAGGGTACAAAGGTCATTCCAGTTCACGTGATGTGCTGAAAAGGGTCCAAAAATAAGTTTTCGGTGAAAAAATGCGACGGAGTGCAACTTTCAGTTAACGTGTGCACGTTTCAGTGGTATTTTACAAGGCCGATATCTTTTAGTGGTATTTTACGGAAGTCGCGATCTTTAGATGCTACAGAACCAATTTTCCCTCCAGAGTATCAAATAGAGTCTGTCACTCTCTTCATATTGCCATAATGTACACATTTCTTTGAGCCTAAACACCTCTATCAATAAAACTGTAAAAACTATACAAGCTGTTCTGTTCATCACAAAATTGGGTAGCATTTCACTTTCATCTTTCAACTGAAAAAATTGAATTACATTTCGCAATCAGAAACATCTCTGTCAGACAGCATTGTCTTTTAATTACCCATTGTCTGTTTGCTCTATTTAAACATCCCTATCAGCCAAGTTTAAGAATTGTACAACAAACCCAATGACACATTACAGAAACAATCACAAACCTCATTAGTCATTACACATTTCCAAATGGGGAAGAATATACATTTTCAAATTCATATTGCAACAGCAGACTCGTCATGCTTCCATTGCCCATAATTACATTTTCCCTGTCTGAAGTCTATACTCATTGAAATCGTTGAAGTGTACAATTGCCCTACACAGAATACATGAACTACAAACCAATTTggggcttgtttagttggcgaattttttaGGAAAatggtactatagcactttcgttgttatttggcaattagtgtccaattataatttaattaggcttaaaagattcgtctcgtgaatttcgtctaaattgtgtaattaattttattttttatttatatttaatgcttcatgcatgcgttcaaagattcgatgtgacaaagaatcttgaaaaattttgcaaaattttggtaACTAAACACTACCTTGATCCATTTGATCAAATACAAAATTGATCTGCATTTACCCCTCCTTATATGCTGCTCCCCATCCTGAAACATCTATGACAGCCTCTCACACTCCCTTTTAATTGCCATATTTTACACACTTCTCTCTGCCTAAACATCTCTCTAAGTCAAAATGCAAAAATTGTACAACAATGAACAGATTACACTAACAGCTACTAGTACACGTTACTGACCTCCTCAGTGGTCACCAGTAGAGCTTCACCGGCGGCACCTTGAAGCCCGGCGCCTCGTTGAGGAACGGCACCGCCTCCTGCCGTTCCTGGAGGTCGCGGTAGAACTGGTACTCAGCCTCGTAGTCGTGCAGGTCGAGCTCCTTCTTCTGGTTGGTGTGGTAATGGTGCTTGGCCCCAGGCGCCTTCCCGAACCCGAACAGGCTGACCTCCTCGCACGCCCCGAGCGCCATGACCACCGCCTGCAGGCCCGACGAGTAGTGGAAGTACCTCTCGTCGTGGCTCCGGGTCCAGTTGCTGGGCGGCTGCCCCGTGGCGGCCACGAAGCGGCGCATGGAATAGTACTTTGCGATGCGCGCGCACAGCGCGTCGAGGCGCGCGTCGGTGACGAGCAGCGGGAACGGGGACTCGGGCGTCGCCGTGGCGTTGCAGATGAGCGCGTCGAGGAGGTGCGCGGGCTGGCAGACGTACATGGCGAGCGGGACCGCGCGGCCGTAGGGGTGGCAGCCGCATCCGGGCGTGGTGACGGCGGAGCGGACGGCGCAGTGGTGGAGGATGTTGGAGTTGACGAAGGAGACGCCGGTCCGGGCGCCGACGTCGCGCGCGAAGCCCGCGACGCGGGCGTTGTTGAGGCGGATGACGAGGTCGTGCGCGTCGATCTGCGCACCCCGGCGGGACCCCAGAAGGATCCCGCTGTTCCCGACCACGGCGCACGTCGCagcgcgccggcgccgccggcgcccccccaggccgaggaggagcgcggggaggtcggccatggcgcccgcgACGTCGTGGAGGTGTCGGTGGTGTTGGCGCGCGAGGAGGAAGCCGCGGAGGGAGGCGCGGAAGGCGGCGTCGCTGGGGACGCCGTGGAACGGGACGCGGAGCCGGGACACGGTCCGCTGCCGCGGCGCCGAGGTGGCGTTGCTGCGGTAGGGGACGCGCAGGTAGAGGAGCCGGTGGTGGTTGCCGAGGCTGGGGAAGGTGGACACCGACGCGTTggcgagcagcgccgccgcctcggCTAGGATCTGGTCCCCGCCGACGTCGATGGCCGCGAGGCGCCGGAGCAGCGCGTCGCTGCCCCCGGCGAACCGGGACGCGCCTAtggggagggggagggagaggtAGCGGCGGAAGGCGAGGGACAGGAGCGCGAgcgcgaggaggaagaggacggGCGGGAGGCGGCGGCGCTTCATCTCCGTGGGCGCGGGGGCGGGCGGCCAGATCCGCCTGCCATTAGTAGGCGCGGTGGGCCGGTGGTGGCCGCCGACGCGGGGAGCGAGGTCCGAGGTGGGGTGGGGGAGAAAGCTCCGAGACGGTGGGGCCGGGTGAGCTTGGGAAGATGTGATCCTGGTGGGCTGAGCGGAAGTGCccccgctgacatgtgggtcttgCGGAGCAGCGGAGTCCACGTGTCGGTGGTTCGATTGGGTAGCTGGCTTGTTAGTTGGGCAACGGTTGGTCTTGGGTGAGATGCACTCGGCACTCTTGAGAGTTGACTGACTATTCCAAAAGTGGACATTTTGAGTGAAAATTTGGTAATTCAGGCGGCGTGAAAAGGGAGAAAGGCGCTCGAAATTTGAAAAATCAAACTGTACTATTTGAATTTGCTATAGTATAATGCACACTCCTCTACTCCATGTTGAGAATAGTAACCAGACGACTAATCTCCGGCCATTTGCGTCGTTTGTGGGAGCCTGCAGGAACAACTAGTAGCACTGATGACTCGTTAAAAAATGGTTGGCGCGCCCGATCCTAACTGCTCGTTCTGGCTATCAATGGCCCTGGTCGCTTGTTTACGAGCCGTGTTATTTTAgcgaacgaacagtatttttctctcacaacaaatcaataaacagtacttttagtcatgacttttcagcaaagcgaacagagCCAATGATGGTAGCTATCCGTGTCCACGGTCTTAAAAAGACAACATTGTTGACAGTGACACacggttttctttttttttcccaaGAAGGTAAACCTTTTTTTAAACTTTTATTCTAGATTCGTAAAAGAAAATACTCGATAATATAGCACACATTCCTGACAAAAATCGACTCTCCTCCTTTAGTATCTTTTAAGAGAAAATTATTTTCTTGGTCCTAAAAAAGTTTCGCTCTTGGTCCTTTTATTTTTACGGTTACCTAATTGACATCAAAGCTATTTTAAGTTTTTTTATATGGTCTTTCTATTAGTTTTGGGACTTAAAAGGTGTCAAGTCAGGGGCAAAATGACGATTATGAATCAGTGCAAAATTTAGTCTGTCTGTGTTTAATTTTAAGTAATATTTCACATGGTTTAAACTT is part of the Miscanthus floridulus cultivar M001 chromosome 9, ASM1932011v1, whole genome shotgun sequence genome and encodes:
- the LOC136481466 gene encoding sialyltransferase-like protein 2 — its product is MKRRRLPPVLFLLALALLSLAFRRYLSLPLPIGASRFAGGSDALLRRLAAIDVGGDQILAEAAALLANASVSTFPSLGNHHRLLYLRVPYRSNATSAPRQRTVSRLRVPFHGVPSDAAFRASLRGFLLARQHHRHLHDVAGAMADLPALLLGLGGRRRRRRAATCAVVGNSGILLGSRRGAQIDAHDLVIRLNNARVAGFARDVGARTGVSFVNSNILHHCAVRSAVTTPGCGCHPYGRAVPLAMYVCQPAHLLDALICNATATPESPFPLLVTDARLDALCARIAKYYSMRRFVAATGQPPSNWTRSHDERYFHYSSGLQAVVMALGACEEVSLFGFGKAPGAKHHYHTNQKKELDLHDYEAEYQFYRDLQERQEAVPFLNEAPGFKVPPVKLYW